In Pseudomonadota bacterium, the following proteins share a genomic window:
- the ftsH gene encoding ATP-dependent zinc metalloprotease FtsH, which produces MSNFNRNLVLWIILGLFLVAIYNIFQGMGGGNASQQLAFSDFLADADRGNVGEVLIKGNHITGHLSNGQTFVTYAPNNSNIVDKLTDKGVRVSAAPQDEFSFFQILLSWFPMLLLVGVWLFALRQMQGGGGKIMGFGRSRARMLSEKQGRVTFEDVAGIDEAKQELEEVVDFLKDPKKFQRLGGEIPKGVLLVGPPGTGKTLLARAIAGEANVPFFTISGSDFVEMFVGVGASRVRDMFEQAKKSAPCIVFIDEIDAVGRQRGAGLGGGNDEREQTLNQLLVEMDGFESNEGVILIAATNRPDVLDPALLRPGRFDRQVVVPVPDVIGREKILLVHMQKVPLASDVNAKVIARGTPGFSGADLKNLVNEAALLAARRNKRSVTMSDFEEAKDKVMMGAERRSMVMTEEEKKLTAYHESGHALVAIHMIDSDPIHKATIIPRGRALGMVMRLPEGDRLSVTLAKLRADLAVAMGGRVAEEIIFGEEKITTGASSDIKMATDMARKMVTEWGMSLKLGPLSYGEADQEVFLGHSIGQRKQVSDSTAEIIDQEVRKIVDVAYDKARKILTENLKDLHLLAKGLLEYETLSGDEIKSVLAGETLQRPDLSKVGSKKSSVPTSSQKPSSRKKNLKPEPTHGI; this is translated from the coding sequence GTGAGTAATTTTAATCGTAATTTAGTCTTATGGATCATTCTAGGCCTCTTCTTGGTGGCCATTTACAATATTTTCCAGGGGATGGGAGGCGGAAATGCTTCTCAACAGCTTGCATTTTCTGATTTCTTGGCAGATGCTGACCGAGGAAACGTAGGAGAAGTCTTAATTAAGGGCAACCATATTACAGGACATCTTAGCAATGGTCAGACATTTGTGACATATGCCCCTAATAATTCTAATATTGTTGATAAATTAACGGATAAAGGGGTGCGTGTTTCTGCTGCTCCTCAAGATGAATTCTCTTTTTTTCAAATCTTATTATCGTGGTTCCCAATGCTTCTTCTCGTTGGTGTATGGCTTTTTGCGCTGCGTCAGATGCAGGGAGGCGGCGGTAAAATTATGGGTTTTGGACGATCGCGTGCGCGTATGCTTTCAGAAAAGCAAGGGCGCGTTACTTTTGAAGATGTTGCAGGCATTGACGAAGCAAAACAAGAACTTGAAGAAGTCGTTGATTTTTTAAAAGATCCTAAGAAATTCCAACGTTTGGGAGGGGAAATTCCAAAAGGTGTTCTTCTTGTTGGCCCGCCCGGTACAGGAAAAACACTTTTAGCACGGGCGATTGCAGGTGAAGCAAATGTACCCTTTTTTACAATTTCAGGATCTGATTTTGTGGAAATGTTTGTTGGCGTTGGTGCAAGTCGTGTGCGCGATATGTTTGAACAGGCAAAGAAAAGTGCACCTTGTATTGTGTTTATTGATGAAATTGATGCAGTAGGACGTCAACGCGGCGCGGGTCTCGGAGGTGGAAATGATGAACGTGAACAAACCTTGAACCAACTTCTTGTTGAAATGGATGGATTTGAAAGCAATGAAGGCGTTATTTTAATTGCAGCTACGAATAGGCCGGATGTTTTGGACCCAGCTTTATTACGGCCAGGTCGTTTTGATCGCCAAGTTGTTGTTCCTGTTCCTGATGTTATTGGACGTGAAAAAATTCTTCTTGTTCATATGCAAAAAGTACCGTTAGCTTCAGATGTGAATGCAAAGGTCATTGCGCGAGGAACCCCAGGATTTTCAGGGGCAGATTTGAAAAATCTTGTTAATGAAGCGGCTCTTCTTGCAGCAAGACGTAACAAACGCTCTGTTACAATGTCTGACTTTGAAGAGGCAAAAGATAAAGTAATGATGGGAGCTGAACGCAGATCCATGGTTATGACGGAAGAAGAAAAAAAGCTGACAGCTTATCATGAATCCGGACATGCTCTTGTTGCGATTCACATGATAGATTCTGATCCTATTCATAAGGCAACGATTATTCCGCGGGGGCGTGCTCTTGGAATGGTTATGCGCCTTCCTGAGGGGGATCGTTTATCGGTTACCCTTGCGAAATTACGTGCAGATTTAGCTGTTGCAATGGGGGGGCGTGTTGCAGAAGAAATTATTTTTGGAGAAGAAAAGATTACAACCGGGGCTTCTTCTGATATAAAGATGGCAACAGATATGGCGCGCAAAATGGTAACAGAATGGGGAATGAGTCTAAAATTAGGTCCCTTAAGTTATGGAGAAGCAGATCAAGAAGTTTTTTTGGGTCATAGCATTGGTCAGCGCAAACAAGTATCTGATTCAACAGCAGAGATTATTGATCAAGAGGTTCGTAAAATTGTCGACGTTGCGTATGACAAGGCTCGAAAAATTTTAACAGAAAATTTAAAGGATCTTCATCTCTTAGCGAAAGGTCTTCTCGAGTATGAAACATTAAGTGGAGATGAGATAAAAAGTGTTCTTGCGGGTGAGACGCTTCAACGTCCTGATCTTTCTAAAGTTGGATCTAAGAAAAGTTCTGTCCCAACGTCTTCACAAAAACCTTCTTCGCGTAAAAAAAATCTAAAACCTGAACCAACTCATGGAATATAA